GGCAAGGCCATTCGGACCATGGCGCCCTGCCATCAACGCAACGGATGGACTCTAAACCTAGGCTTAAATGCCCATGCAATCCGACAGGAAAATAAACCCAGGTATATAGGCCTACTACTTTGTCGAAAGGCCGATGGACGCGTGCCGCCGGCTCATCCACATTCGCTGCGTTGCAGCACGGAGCGCCCGATGACGACCAAGACGCCGCGCCAGTTCTTTCGTCCGCTCGCGATCGGCGCGCCGGAGCCCTATCGCGAGCTGCCGCTGCGGCTCGAGCGCATGATCCATTTCGTGCCGCCGCATCTGGAGAAGGTGCGGGCGAAGGTCGGAGAGCTCGCGCCCCAGGTCGACATCGTGCTCGGCAACCTCGAGGACGCGATCCCGGTCGAAGCCAAGCAGGCCGCTCGCGACGGCTTCATCGCCATGGGCAAGGCGGTGGATTTCGGCAAGACCGGGCTGTGGACCCGCGTCAATGCGCTGAACTCGCCCTGGTTCCTCGACGATATCAGCGCGATCACCGCGGAGATCGGCGGCAAGCTCGACGTGGTGATGGTCCCGAAGGTCGAAGGTCCCTGGGACATCCATTACGTCGACCAGCTCCTCGCCCAGTTTGAGGCACGCCATGCCCTGCCGAAGCCGATCCTGATCCACGCCATCCTCGAGACGGCCGAGGGTGTGAAGAACGTCGATGCGATCGCCACGGCTTCCCCGCGCATGCACGGCATGAGCCTCGGCCCCGCCGACCTCGCCGCTTCGCGTGCGATGAAGACCACGCGCGTCGGCGGCGGCCATCCCGAGTACAAGGTGATCGCGGACCCCTCCCCCGATGGCGGGCCCCGTGCCATCGCACAGCAGGATCTCTGGCACTATACGCTGGCCAAGATGGTCGATGCCTGTGCGGCCGCGGGGATCAAGCCATTCTATGGCCCCTTCGGCGATTTCGCCGATACGGACGCCTGCGAGGCGCAGTTCCGCAACGCCTTCCTGCTCGGCTGCGCCGGCGCCTGGACGCTGCATCCCTCGCAGATCGGGATCGCCAAGCGGGTCTTCAGCCCCGACCCGGCCGAGGTCGCCTTCGCCAAGCGCATCATCGAGGCGATGCCGGACGGCTCCGGCGCCGTGATGATCGACGGCAAGATGCAGGACGACGCCACCTGGAAGCAGGCGAAGGTGATCGTCGACCTTGCTCGCCAGGTCGCGGCACGCGACCCCGATCTCGCGGAACGCTACGGAATGTGATGGGACAAACGGCCTAATCCATTGATCTCGACGCATTTAGGACGCATTGCTCTCGCAAGGGCGGCGAGGACGTAAGCCGGCGGCGGATCGGCCGGTTCAGTATGGATCAACTATGGAAGCGCGTTCGGCCAAATTCCGGATCGGGCAAGTGGTCAAGCACCGCGTCTACCCGTTCCGTGGCGTGATCTTCGACGTCGACCCGGTTTTCTCCAACACCGAGGAATGGTGGATGGCGATTCCGGAGAACATGCGCCCGTCGAAGGACCAGCCCTTTTACCACCTCTTCGCGGAGAACGAGGAGACGGAATACGTCGCCTATGTCTCGGAGCAGAATCTCGTCAGCGACGATTCCGGAGAACCGGTCCGCCATCCGCGCGCCAAGGAATTCTTCCGGCGAGACCGCAAGGGCCGGTATCGGATCGACCGGACCGAATTGAACTGAAGAAAGCGCCTTCAGCCAAGCAAGTTGAGCATTTCGGTATACGGAAAACAAAAAGGCCGGCTCTTGGAGCCGGCCTTTTCTATTCTTGGCTTCCGCCGGCCGATCAGGGCTTGGGCGGGGTGGCCGGGGCAGCGCCCGGAACCGGAAGAGCGCCCGGCGCGGGAGCGGCACCCGGAGCCGCGTTGGCGCCGCCGGCGCCGAGACGCTGGCGCAGCTCTTCCTGGCGCTTCGCCAGCTCGTCCTGAAGCTGCTTCTGCTGGTCCTCGAGGACCTTGGGATCGATCGGCGCGCCGTCGAAGCCCTTGGCGAAATCGGCCAGCGGAATCGCGAAGGTCACCTCACGGGCGCCCTGGTTCTGGACGCTGATGTTCAGGGTGGTGCCCTTCTTCATCGCATTGATGAAGTCGTCCTTGACCTGCGCCTCGGCGAAGCAGCCGTTCGGGAAGCAGATCGCGTAGCGGCCGCCGACCGGCTGGGCGTTGTCGACGCCGAAGCGGATGCCGGGCTGCAGCAGCAGGCCGAGCGGCATCAGGAAGCGGACGATCTTGTTCGGGTCGCCCTTGACGTCATAGATCGCGGCCGCGAGCACCGGCTGGCCCTGATCCGAAACGAAGTCGCGGGTCGTGTAGCAGATTTCCTTGTTGGCGCCCTGATCCTTGCCGCAGACCTTGGTCCAGCTGGTCTGCGAAGGCTCCGGCTTGACCTGGACGACGGTCGGGCCGGTCGCCGCGGCGCCCGGCTGCTGGGCCGGGGCGGCGGGCTGCTGAGCCGGGGCTGCCGGCCGCGCCGGGGTCGCCGGCCGCGGGGCCTGCGCGAAAGCGGCGACGGGCGAGAAGGCGACCGCCGCGCTGAGGGCGAGCCCTAGGGCAGACGATGACAGGCGAAACGAAGCGGACATTCCTTGGCTTTCCTTATCAGGCGAATTCGGGGATCACGACTTCGCAAGCCGCGCGCGTCACCGCCGACGGCTCAATCGCATGGCGGCGCCAGCCTTTTCAAGCCGTGCACATCAAGGGCGATTGAGGCGTTTGAATGACACCCTGTCCCGCCTTTAGCGAGTTCGCGCGCCAGATTCCAGCCCGAATAGCTGCGTGACGACCTGCAGCCCATGCTATTCTGACGTAGGGAATCAGGTCGGACGATGGATTTTATGCGATTGCCCTCGGTGGCGAGCCGCCGCAGGGTCAACTTGATGCTTGCCTTGAGCCCGTTCGCCCTGCTGGCGCGCGGCAGATCGGCATTGGCCGATTCGGTATCGGTGCAGCACGCCATCGCGATGCACGGCCGGCCGGCGCTCCCTCCCGGCTTCGCTCACCTGCCCTATGCCGACCCCAAGGCTCCGCGTGGCGGGCGTATCGTATTCGGCATCCAGGGCACGTTCGACAGCCTCAATCCGCTGGTCGTGCTCGGCGTCGCGCCCGACGCCGTGCCGAAATACGTCCAGCAGAGCCTGCTCTTCCGTTCGGCGGACGAGCCTTTCACCGCTTATGGCCTGCTCGCCTTGCGCGTGGAGCTCGACGCAGACCGCAGGAAACTCGCCTTCGATCTCGATCCGCGCGCGACGTTCTCCGACGGCACCCCGGTGACAGCCGACGACGTGCTCTTCACCGTCGAGATGCTGAAGACGAAGGGCAAGCCGTTCCACCGTTCCAGCCTGGCGCGGATCACGAAGGCCACGGCCCCCTCGCAGCGCCGGGTGGAGTTCGAGCTGGGCGACGGCTCCAACCGCGAATTGCCGCTGGTGATCGGGTCCCTGCCGATCTTCGCAAGGCACGCGACGAATGCGGAGAGCTTCGGCGAGACCAGCTTCAAGCCTGCCCTCGGCTCCGGTCCCTATGCGGTCAGCGAGGTCAGGCCGGGCGAAGCGCTGACGATGAAGCGGCGCAAGGATTTCTGGGCCGAGGATCACCCGCTGACGCAGGGTCTCTTCAACGCGGACGAGATTCGCTACGATTTCTACCGGGACTCGAACGCGTTGTTCGAGGCGTTCAAGGCCGGGCTCTACGATGTCCGCCTGGAGGGCGACCCGACCCGCTGGATGACGGGCTACGACGTGCCGGCGGTGCATGACGGCCGCATCGTCAGGCAGACGCTGCATTTCGACACGCCAAAGGGCATGACCGGGCTGGTCTTCAACACGCGCCGGCCGGTGTTCTCCGACATCCGCGTGCGTGAGGCGCTCGGGCTGCTGTTCGACTTCGAATGGGTCAACCGCAACCTGTTCCACGGCGTCTATCGGCGCGCCGGCAGCTTCTTCTCCGATTCGGAACTATCCGCCCTCGGCGTGCCCGCCGACACGCGCGAGAAGGCGCTGCTCGCAGCCTTTCCCGGTGCCGCGCGCGACGACATCCTGGCCGGGGCCTGGAAACCGTCCGAGACCGACGGCTCCGGCCGCGACCGCGAGCAGGCGCGCAAGGCGCTCGACCTGCTCAAGGCCGCCGGCTACGCGCTGCAGGACGGCGTGCTGCGCAACGGCAAGGGCGAGCCCTTCGCCTTCGAGATCACCGTCACCAGCCGCCCGCAGGAACGGCTCGCGCTGAACTACGCGCAGTCGATCGGGCGTCTCGGCATCGCGGCCAGCGTCCGCCTGATCGACGACGTGCAGTACTGGCGGCGTCTCTCGGCCTTCGACTTCGACATGATCCAATGGACCTGGCCTGCCTCGGCCTCGCCCGGCAACGAGCAGATCGGCCGCTGGGGTGCCGCGAATGCCGAGCGCAAGGGCTCGCTCAACTATGCCGGGGTGAAATCGCCCGCCATCGACGCCGTGCTCCAGGCCCTGCTTGGCGCCCGCGAGCGCGAGGATTTCGTCGCGGCGGTGCGCACGCTCGACCGGCTGCTGCTGTCCGGCTTCTACGTCGTGCCGCTCTATTACCTGCCCGACACCTGGCTCGCTTTGGCGCGCAACGTCGTGATGGCGGGGCGCCAACCGGGCTATTTCCTTTCCAACGAAATGCTGGCGCGCCTCCCGGCCGCGCCGGCGCCGGCGAACTGAAGGGCCGTCGATGCGGGCTGAACAGGACGAAGCTTCCGCCCTGCTCGACGGGCTCGATATCGACACGCTGCTCAAGGCGCTGATCCGCGGACGCGGCTATGAGGCGGCCTTGCGCGACCCGCCGGGGCGACGCGGCTGGAGCGACGTCAGCCCGGCCTCGATCAATTTTCTCCAGCTCGACCAGCGCATCGACCGGCTGGCGCGGCTCCTGACCGTCAACAAGGGACAGCCGGGGGCAAGCGTGGCGATCCTGGCGCCGCTCGGGCCGGAGGCGATTGTCTCCGTGCTGGCCTGCCTGCGCGCCGGCCTCTCGCCGCTGATGCTGCCGCTGCACGGCAATGAGCTCGAGATGTTGCGCCTTATCGAGGCTTCGGGCGCCGTCATGGCGCTCGGCGTCAGCAGGGTCGGACCGTTGCGGCCGCTGCTGATGCTGCGCAACCTCGCGATGCGCGCCTTCGGCACCCGGTTCGTCGGCGGCTTCGGCCCCGATGTGCCGGATGGCGTCGCCCCGCTCGACGCGCTGATGGCCAATGCGAGCCTGCATCCCCTCCCCGGCCTTGTGGAGCGGCCCTGGCTGCAGGTCGCCGATGCCATCTCGTTCGAAGGACCACAGCGGATCTCCGAACGGGAGCTTCTGGGCAAGGCGCTCGAGATCTCGCGAGCCCTCAAGCCGATGACCTCGTCGCGGATCGTCACCACCCTGGTCGGCGGCGACCTCGCCTCGCTCGCTAGCGGGCCGGGCATGGCGATGCTGACGGGTGTCGAGCTATTGCCGCTCGGCCTGTTCAACCTCGGAGACCTGCAGGCCTGCGTCGAGGGCGGGCGCAGCGTCCATCTCGTCCTGCCGGGCGAGATGGAGCCAGCATTGGCGCATTCGCGGCTGGCGGGGCATCCGGCTCTGGCCAGCCTCGTCTTCGCGCAAAGGATGTCTGGCAAACCGTCCTATCCGGCAATTGATCGCCCCGATCTCGCCATCGTCGATATCGCGGTGCATACTGCGTCCGATATCACCGTGACCCGGCGCCAGTCGCCCGTCGGTTGATCGGCGCGGGAACGGTGTCGGGGCGCATTCCGCGGAGTGTCCACCATGCTTGCCTTCGGCGTTGTTCTGCTTTCCCTCTCAGCCAGCCCGGTCACTCTCGTTGCCGACGGGGTGCCGCGTTTCGATATCGCCGCCTCCTGCGAAGCCGCAGGGAAATCCTCCACAGGGATCGGCCGCCCTGTCGCCGCCTGCCGCGACGATGAGGAAAAGGCCCGCGGCGCCCTCGAGATGCGCTGGTCGGAATTCCCAGTGCAGGCCCGTACGACCTGTACCGAAGGTGCGAGCCTCGGCGGACCGCCGAGCTACGTCCAGCTCATCACCTGTCTGGAAATGACGAAGCAGTGATGCTCGCCCTGCCCGCCGGCAGCACCGCGGCGCGCAGCAGCGTGTAGAGCACCACCGCGTTCAGCAGGTGCCAGAGCCAATGGGTGCCCAGCGACAGGGCTCCGCAAAGCGGCCCGTCGATACTGCGCATCGTCAGCGAAACGGCGAACGCCGCGCTGGCCAGAGCCAGTAGGTTTCTTTGGCGATGCAAGGCCGGCCTGCCCAATAGGGCGAGCGCCATGCCGCCAAACCCGAGCAGGAACGCCGCATAACCCGCCGAGCCTGCCATCGTCGGCGGCAGGAGCGCCCGCCCCGCCCAGGACAGCGCGAGGGCCAGGCAGAAGAATGCGAGCGTCCCCGCGGCCGTGACCAGCCTCGACGCGCCGAAGAATCGCCGAAGCGCAAAGGCGAAATAGCCGAAGGCGAAGAGCTGGATCGGCAGGACATCGGCC
Above is a genomic segment from Bosea sp. NBC_00550 containing:
- a CDS encoding HpcH/HpaI aldolase/citrate lyase family protein, with translation MTTKTPRQFFRPLAIGAPEPYRELPLRLERMIHFVPPHLEKVRAKVGELAPQVDIVLGNLEDAIPVEAKQAARDGFIAMGKAVDFGKTGLWTRVNALNSPWFLDDISAITAEIGGKLDVVMVPKVEGPWDIHYVDQLLAQFEARHALPKPILIHAILETAEGVKNVDAIATASPRMHGMSLGPADLAASRAMKTTRVGGGHPEYKVIADPSPDGGPRAIAQQDLWHYTLAKMVDACAAAGIKPFYGPFGDFADTDACEAQFRNAFLLGCAGAWTLHPSQIGIAKRVFSPDPAEVAFAKRIIEAMPDGSGAVMIDGKMQDDATWKQAKVIVDLARQVAARDPDLAERYGM
- the hspQ gene encoding heat shock protein HspQ — protein: MEARSAKFRIGQVVKHRVYPFRGVIFDVDPVFSNTEEWWMAIPENMRPSKDQPFYHLFAENEETEYVAYVSEQNLVSDDSGEPVRHPRAKEFFRRDRKGRYRIDRTELN
- a CDS encoding invasion associated locus B family protein; protein product: MSASFRLSSSALGLALSAAVAFSPVAAFAQAPRPATPARPAAPAQQPAAPAQQPGAAATGPTVVQVKPEPSQTSWTKVCGKDQGANKEICYTTRDFVSDQGQPVLAAAIYDVKGDPNKIVRFLMPLGLLLQPGIRFGVDNAQPVGGRYAICFPNGCFAEAQVKDDFINAMKKGTTLNISVQNQGAREVTFAIPLADFAKGFDGAPIDPKVLEDQQKQLQDELAKRQEELRQRLGAGGANAAPGAAPAPGALPVPGAAPATPPKP
- a CDS encoding ABC transporter substrate-binding protein; translated protein: MLALSPFALLARGRSALADSVSVQHAIAMHGRPALPPGFAHLPYADPKAPRGGRIVFGIQGTFDSLNPLVVLGVAPDAVPKYVQQSLLFRSADEPFTAYGLLALRVELDADRRKLAFDLDPRATFSDGTPVTADDVLFTVEMLKTKGKPFHRSSLARITKATAPSQRRVEFELGDGSNRELPLVIGSLPIFARHATNAESFGETSFKPALGSGPYAVSEVRPGEALTMKRRKDFWAEDHPLTQGLFNADEIRYDFYRDSNALFEAFKAGLYDVRLEGDPTRWMTGYDVPAVHDGRIVRQTLHFDTPKGMTGLVFNTRRPVFSDIRVREALGLLFDFEWVNRNLFHGVYRRAGSFFSDSELSALGVPADTREKALLAAFPGAARDDILAGAWKPSETDGSGRDREQARKALDLLKAAGYALQDGVLRNGKGEPFAFEITVTSRPQERLALNYAQSIGRLGIAASVRLIDDVQYWRRLSAFDFDMIQWTWPASASPGNEQIGRWGAANAERKGSLNYAGVKSPAIDAVLQALLGAREREDFVAAVRTLDRLLLSGFYVVPLYYLPDTWLALARNVVMAGRQPGYFLSNEMLARLPAAPAPAN
- a CDS encoding AMP-binding protein; this encodes MRAEQDEASALLDGLDIDTLLKALIRGRGYEAALRDPPGRRGWSDVSPASINFLQLDQRIDRLARLLTVNKGQPGASVAILAPLGPEAIVSVLACLRAGLSPLMLPLHGNELEMLRLIEASGAVMALGVSRVGPLRPLLMLRNLAMRAFGTRFVGGFGPDVPDGVAPLDALMANASLHPLPGLVERPWLQVADAISFEGPQRISERELLGKALEISRALKPMTSSRIVTTLVGGDLASLASGPGMAMLTGVELLPLGLFNLGDLQACVEGGRSVHLVLPGEMEPALAHSRLAGHPALASLVFAQRMSGKPSYPAIDRPDLAIVDIAVHTASDITVTRRQSPVG
- a CDS encoding ceramidase domain-containing protein — encoded protein: MRFGYCERLDGSFWAEPFNAATNAAFLAAALAAFWLWRRQGVRDRSVLALILMVFAIGVGSFLFHTMPNRWTVAADVLPIQLFAFGYFAFALRRFFGASRLVTAAGTLAFFCLALALSWAGRALLPPTMAGSAGYAAFLLGFGGMALALLGRPALHRQRNLLALASAAFAVSLTMRSIDGPLCGALSLGTHWLWHLLNAVVLYTLLRAAVLPAGRASITASSFPDR